The Toxoplasma gondii ME49 chromosome XII, whole genome shotgun sequence genome includes a region encoding these proteins:
- a CDS encoding elongation factor G C-terminus domain-containing protein (encoded by transcript TGME49_218790) codes for MDRDGVDMDACLEAVRQRLNAWPLQVNAVYQVPRAVWSNSNSREKRKTHSVAPQAIIDLTDFCTALYPPVSSFLDASSLPVFYSPPPHVLASLLSSAPSSSPSSSPSVFPSSPPSSPTWAWWNDPRISADVKNRRERLVEDLSLLDDAFEQCVAAGTASCMQSAACGSLPDPRDAQAQRGERGERGETEATASELLAFRDEMRAALRRTALQNLAVPVLFGSSFFSRGVTQLLDGISAFLPSPLDRPPLPLVASTRKAPTPPSRPSCFSSCGRFLSPDRQAAAACVAFKVYPDGKGGRIAFVRVLAGRITPRTSLFNSTKNCLESSSSLLQLFRVKADAYHSVAALSSGDIGAIRGLSAVTAGDVLHLASAPSFVLPLLSPFHRPSLCSSTNAASPLFPPPETPGHTSAASPFSPSAPFSPPFSVRSSAPFSSALHSLSPVCFTSVACRNAREETEMAEALAAASLSDVALKFEKDEAGKFVLWGLGELHLQVIQARLRDEFGLSVEFGPLEVAYRELLLHPVRGSLTYSPSSSSAFDIAFSLLPLPLTPPEQRLSALLSSREDPGFVALCRAAEEVEAIPFPSLSSSLTHQTHLLFSLSPEAADQLQTLEDAQKNARRAKCPGKTPRIASLSSSTHSAPSPSSSLLSESVLLRAIQEAAYHASGAGPLLSYPLDFLHIRLESVAVRDGSAQLSPSSLSAASAQLLRLLLRTGRGQSLRQAQGEETESFQDASGDPEALRDRVAMLEPVMHMEICSPSQSLGPLMRDLTQQRRASIVSIAAAGKESATGEESHEDAKDWRQFQISGEEDSAMMELHAVVPLRCMESYSSVLRALSHGQAHFQMRPLGYGRVSALDEETLLAEAGMVPSSF; via the exons GATGCATGCCTCGAGGCAGTGCGCCAGCGTCTGAACGCGTGGCCGTTGCAGGTGAACGCAGTCTACCAAGTTCCGCGAGCAGTATGGAGCAACTCAAActcgcgcgagaagagaaaaacgcactCTGTCGCTCCACAGGCGATCATCGACTTGACGGACTTCTGCACTGCGCTCTACCCTCCCGTCTCCAGTTTCCTCGAcgcgtcgtctctccccgtcttctaCTCACCTCCTCCTCACGtactcgcctctctcctctcttctgctccttcgtcttctccttcgtcttctccttctgtgtttccttcttctcctccttcgtctcctacTTGGGCGTGGTGGAACGACCCGCGGATTTCGGCGGATGTGAAGAATCGGCGCGAGAGGCTCGTGGAGGATTTGTCTCTCCTGGACGACGCCTTCGAGCAGTGTGTCGCCGCAGGCACCGcgagttgcatgcagagcgcaGCATGCGGAAGCCTTCCGGACCCCCGTGACGCGCAGGcacagcgaggagagcgaggagagcgaggagagacagaggcgactgCTTCGGAGTTGCTGGCGTTCAGAGACGAGATGCGGGCGGCTCTGCGACGAACTGCGCTCCAGAACTTAG CGGTCCCCGTGCTCTTCGGATCCTCGTTCTTCAGCCGAGGCGTCACGCAGCTCTTGGATGGAATTTCCGCGTTCCTCCCGTCTCCCCTGGACCGGCCGCCTTTGCCGCTTGTCGCGAGCACCCGAAAGGCTCCGACGCCGCCCTCG CGTCCGtcgtgcttctcttcttgcggGAGATTTCTGTCGCCGGACCGCCAGGCGGCAGCCGCCTGCGTCGCGTTCAAAGTTTACCCCGACGGCAAAGGCGGAAGAATTGCTTTTGTTCGCGTCCTCGCAG GCCGAATCACACCCCGCACATCTCTCTTCAACTCCACGAAGAACTGTTTagagtcttcttcttctcttctgcaacTCTTTCGAGTGAAGGCTGACGCTTATCACTCCGTTGCCGCTCTGTCGAGCGGAGACATTGGAGCCATCCGCGGTCTCTCCGCCGTCACGGCCGGCGACGTTCTCCACCTCGCGTCGGCTCCTTCTTttgttctgcctcttctctccccctttcatcggccttctctctgctcgtctACAAACGCTGCCTCGCCGCTTTTCCCCCCTCCCGAGACTCCAGGTCACACATCCGccgcgtcgcctttctctccgtctgcgcctttctctccgcctttCTCGGTTCGGTCGTCTGCGCCTTTCTCGTCAGCCTTGCACAGTCTGAGTCCTGTGTGTTTCACgagcgttgcatgcagaaacgcgcgagaagagacagagatggcAGAGGCTTTGGCAGCTGCGAGCCTCTCCGACGTCGCGTTGAAGttcgagaaagacgaagccgGCAAATTCGTTTTGTGGGGCTTGGGGGAGCTCCACCTGCAAGTGATCCAGGCGCGGCTGAGAGACGAATTCG gtCTCTCGGTGGAATTCGGACCTCTTGAAGTCGCGTATCGAGAGCTACTGCTGCATCCCGTTCGGGGATCGCTCACGTattctccttcgtcttcttcagccttCGAcattgccttctctctgcttcctctgccaCTGACGCCTCCAGAGCAGCGgctctctgctctgcttTCGAGCCGGGAAGACCCAGGCTTCGTCGCGCTCTGTCGCGCAGCCGAAGAAGTTGAGGCcattccttttccttctctctcgtcttctctcactcACCAGACTCACCttttgttctccctctctccagaAGCCGCTGACCAACTGCAGACCCTCGAAGATGCGCAAAAGAACGCGCGTCGCGCCAAATGTCCTGGAAAAACGCCTCGAAtcgcttcgctttcttcttccacgcattcggcgccttctccgtcttcttcgctgttgtCTGAAAGTGTGTTGTTGAGGGCCATTCAAGAGGCAGCGTATCATGCGTCGGGAGCCGGACCTCTGTTGTCGTATCCCTTGGACTTCCTTCACATTCGTTTGGAGTCTGTTGCTGTGCGAGACGGTTCGGCGcagctctcgccttcgtcgctctctgcggcctctgcgcagctgctgcgtctgcttctcagGACTGGACGGGGACAGTCTCTGCGGCAGGCgcaaggcgaagagacagagagttTCCAGGACGCGTCCGGAGACCCAGAGGCTCTGCGCGACCGCGTCGCGATGCTGGAGCCGGTGATGCACATGGAAATCTGTTCGCCTTCGCAGAGTCTGGGACCTCTAATGAGAGACCTCAcccagcagagaagagcctcGATCGTCTCGATCGCGGCCGCCGGCAAGGAGAGCGCGACAGGCGAGGAGTCTCACGAGGACGCAAAAGACTGGCGACAGTTCCAGATaagcggagaggaagacagtgCCATGatggaactgcatgcagtg GTCCCCCTCAGGTGCATGGAGAGCTACTCGTCGGTGCTTCGCGCGCTTTCTCACG gcCAAGCACACTTTCAGATGAGGCCTCTCGGGTACGGCCGAGTGTCTGCgctcgacgaagagaccCTGCTGGCAGAAGCTGGAATGgttccttcctccttttgA
- a CDS encoding phosphoserine aminotransferase, putative (encoded by transcript TGME49_218780) codes for MEEADLSSLAATERQQVLPFGRVVNFAPGPACLPVEVLLETQRDLLNWRGCGMSVLEMSHRGRYYRKMMEETKGNLSSLLELPSSHHLLFMQGGATLQFAAQPLNMLRFFKDTADYVITGNWSAYAFKEAGKYGNMRVAADTKANGFVDLPPVSEWTLNPNAAYVHYCDNETVYGVEFPRTPNLSEAQLLSPEEVPLFSSPSSLGSLSANGHKEGGRHGDGDASFGGDSNTKLRLTSDMSSNFCSRPIDIDAHALIVAGAQKNIGPAGVTIVIARDDILGKELDVCPSMCSYALCKNADSALNTPPVFSMYMVGLMAKYLRKQGGLAAWSEVCEAKAKKIYDAIEESDFFVCPVARDARSRINVRFSVVGPSLGEEYEREEEGGEQAGGAKKEKNRAEDVELAKKFLREAEERGLYHLEGHRTLGGCRVSLYTGMPMEGVEALVQFMKEFAEENGDASPEAKKPRREQREPAKSGNAQEQS; via the exons ATGGAGGAGGCGGACCTCTCGAGTCTCGCGGCGACGGAGCGCCAACAAGTCCTTCCTTTCGGTCGTGTTGTCAACTTTGCACCTG GTCCAGCGTGTTTGCCAGTTGAAGTTTTGCTGGAGACTCAGCGCGACTTGCTGAACTGGCGCGGTTGTGGGATGAGCGTTTTGGAGATG AGTCACAGGGGTCGGTATTACCGGAAGATGatggaggagacaaaaggaaacctttcttctctcctcgaatTGCCATCCTCTCATCATCTTCTTTTCATGCAAGGCGGCGCGACACTGCAGTTCGCCGCTCAGCCTCTTAACATGCTCCGTTTTTTCAAGGATACGGCAGACTACGTCATCACAGG GAATTGGAGCGCATACGCCTTTAAAGAGGCAGGGAAATACGGCAACATGCGTGTGGCAGCTGACACGAAAGCGAATGGCTTCGTTGATCTTCCTCCTGTCAGTGAATGGACACTGAATCCCAAC GCGGCGTACGTGCACTACTGCGACAACGAGACTGTGTACGGAGTGGAGTTTCCCCGAACGCCTAATCTCTCCGAGGCTCAGCTCTTGTCTCCCGAAGAagtgcctctcttctcttctccgtcttctctgggTAGTTTGTCTGCAAATGGCCACaaggaaggagggagacacggagacggagacgcttCGTTTGGCGGAGATTCCAATACCAAGCTGAGACTCACCAGCGACATGTCCTCGAACTTCTGCAGTCGCCCGATCGACAtcgacgcgcatgcactcattGTGG CTGGCGCCCAGAAGAACATCGGCCCTGCTGGAGTCACCATTGTCATTGCTCGGGACGACATTCTTG gCAAGGAACTGGATGTTTGCCCGTCCATGTGCAGCTACGCCCTGTGCAAGAACGCAGACAGCGCGCTGAATACCCCACCAGTGTTTAGCATGTACATGGTAGGCTTGATGGCCAAGTATCTTCGGAAGCAGGGCGGCTTGGCTGCCTGGAGCGAAGTGTgcgaagcgaaggcgaagaaaatcTACGACGCCATCGAAGAGAGCGACTTCTTTGTGTGCCCTGTGGCGAGAGACGCCCGCTCAAGAATCAAcgttcgcttctccgtcgtcggaCCCTCCCTCGGAGAAGAAtacgagcgagaagaagagggaggcgaaCAAGCGggaggagcgaagaaggagaagaaccgTGCAGAGGACGTCGAGCTGGCGAAGAAGTTCCTccgagaagcggaggaaagaggacTGTATCACTTG GAAGGACACCGCACACTGGGTGgctgtcgcgtctccctctACACGGGGATGCCCATGGAAGGCGTCGAAGCTCTCGTTCAGTTTATGAAG GAATTCGCGGAAGAAAATGGAGATGC ATCCCCTGAAGCGAAGAAACCGCGACGAGAGCAGCGTGAACCGGCGAAAAGTGGAAACGCGCAAGAGCAAAGTTGA
- a CDS encoding carrier superfamily protein (encoded by transcript TGME49_218770~Predicted trans-membrane domain (TMHMM2.0):80-103:297-320:473-496) produces MQDGRAESRLLAFSAGGRRSHARRDSRNFAVLSAVCLEKRVPSSSSPSLCASPSRYEQLVTAFKARHTDKRDNKKKKISEGVLLSLAAVTHGGTAGISRLLLAPFDQVKILRQITPLPPSSSVSSSSSSPSSSSPSSSSPSSSPPSACSSPSSPMSSSPVPSRSFASSSQSAPPAPSSVGGVAIPASVQSERKCSSSPSSRCVSSSFSSSSSPPSAPSSSSSAGSAALKSSPGVNLGSSLSASSSPSSSSFCVASSSPRTSSSLSTASRSTGSGTSGVTTGPSSAGVTVSRFLFVSSFWWGSSAAVYASIAASSIRLALYQRARLVFFSAGDDNYTGAQSWLRHVGCMSVCAFAALAVCYPLDVAHTAMCVLAASSRRSSQVASSLQQWPSLNAFASGQASAGREKGGSCGVFRPFSSETPANGQHAAMPRQAAQERRTFLCGNATERKNARSRRRIRPLRLTWQLYRLGGFRLLYSGFGLCAATVLPFTLISGLLHTKFYALLLSVHCNAGETAQAKVDAPSDGEGSGPRQGDREVTTEKEESRERAERGEDAGRREREEWGRAGREETRETVTGEMKGRREAFGKPCEAEGEKEETPKAPRWREAATAAFAAGLCAQLATYPLDTIRRRQQYAAICRALSPPSTSSASPSCGASVHPPKRASRVCRLLGFPHLSRFFPKPSAGLWRGVGVVLARAGPECAISVSVYSFLMGNLPSLAYH; encoded by the exons ATGCAGGacggaagagcagagagtcGCTTGCTGGCATTCTCAGCCGGCGGCCGGAGGTCGCATGCACGGAGGGACTCGAGGAACTTTGCTGTCCTGTCAGCCGTCTGCTTGGAGAAGCGAgttccctcgtcttcttctccctctctctgcgcctctccgtctcgctaCGAACAACTCGTGACCGCCTTCAaggcgagacacacagacaaaagagacaacaagaagaaaaaaatcTCGGAAG GcgtcctgctctctcttgcgGCAGTGACTCACGGCGGAACTGCTGGGATCAGTCGGTTGCTTCTTGCCCCCTTCGACCAAGTAAAAATTCTTCGACAAATcacgcctcttcctccgtcttcttctgtttcttcttcatcttcttctccttcatcttcttctccttcatcttcttctccttcatcctctcctccgtctgcctgttcttctccttcgtctcctatgtcttcgtctcctgtgcCTTCTCGTAGCTTCGCCAGTTCCTCTCAAAGCGCCCCGccggcgccttcttcagTGGGCGGCGTAGCCATCCCTGCTTCCGTTCAGTCTGAGCGTAAgtgttcgtcttctccgtcctctcgttgcgtctcttcttctttttcttcatcctcgtctcctccttctgctccttcctcttcgtcgagcgCAGGCTCTGCGGCTCTCAAGTCTTCGCCAGGAGTCAATTTGGGTTCGAGcctgtctgcctcttcttcaccttcatcgtcttctttctgtgtcgcttcctcctctccacgcacttcctcttctctgtcaacCGCCTCGAGATCCACTGGCTCGGGAACTTCGGGTGTAACGACAGGCCCGTCCTCTGCAGGCGTTAcggtttctcgctttctgttcgtctcttctttttggtGGGGATCCAGCGCAGCCGTCTACGCCTCCATCGCGGCTTCCTCCATTCGGCTCGCCCTCTATCAAAGAGCTAG GCTCGTCTTTTTCAGTGCAGGCGACGACAACTACACAGGCGCTCAGAGCTGGTTACGCCAT GTCGGGTGTATGTCTgtctgcgccttcgccgcgCTCGCCGTCTGCTACCCTCTCGACGTCGCCCACACAGCCATGTGTGTTTTAG ctgcgtcttctcggcgCTCTAGCCAAGTCGCCTCGTCGCTTCAGCAGTGGCCATCGCTGAATGCCTTCGCCTCCGGACAGGCCTCCgccggaagagagaaaggcgggaGCTGCGGGGTCTTCAGGCCGTTCTCTTCGGAGACGCCTGCGAACGGTCAGCATGCGGCGATGCCGCGCCAGGCAGCACAAGAAAGACGCACATTTCTCTGTGGCAACgcaacagaaaggaaaaacgcgagaagccgACGCCGCATTCGCCCTCTGCGCCTCACATGGCAACTGTACAGACTAGGCG GCTTCCGCCTCCTTTACAGCGGATTCGGCTTATGTGCGGCCACCGTCCTCCCGTTCACGTTGATCAGCGGACTTCTCCACACCAAGTTCTACGCACTGctgctgtctgtacactgcaACGCGGGCGAGACCGCGCAAGCGAAGGTGGACGCGccgagcgacggagaaggcagTGGACCGCGACAAGGAGACCGCGAAGTgacaacggagaaagaggaaagcagagagagagcagagaggggagaggacgcagggagaagagagagagaagaatgggGAAgggcaggcagagaagaaacaagagagacggtGACTGGAGAGatgaaagggagaagagaagcgttTGGAAAACCTTGCGAggcggaaggagagaaagaggagacgcccAAGGCGccgagatggagagaagcggcgacgGCAGCGTTCGCCGCGGGGCTCTGCGCGCAGCTTGCGACTTATCCTCTCGACACGATCAG GCGTAGACAGCAGTATGCTGCCATCTGCAGGGcgctttctcctccgtcgacctcttccgcctctccctcgtGTGGggcgtctgtacacccgcCGAAGCGCGCCTCGCGCGTCTGTCGGCTTTTAGGATTCCCCcatctttctcgtttctttccgaAGCCTTCAGCAGGTTTGTGGCGCGGAGTCGGTGTGGTGCTCGCGCGCGCAGGACCTGAATGCGCCATCTCCGTCTCGGTTTACTCTTTCCTCATGGGGAATCTTCCCTCCCTCGCCTACCACTAA